In Finegoldia magna ATCC 53516, a genomic segment contains:
- a CDS encoding U32 family peptidase, giving the protein MKEKADFNHRKQKNVDLKNLDNLIEKNRINKSSYKTVFVDEVDGYSDKISSQYIVRVPRFLNQEKTDKFIKRCRENNVSKLLINNIGDIIIARDMNADFVVSDYQMNVFNTFSAKVLNDLGVNVITLSVELNKSEIKEIVENSNYNYELVVEDNLINMVTIYCPFSSIIKCNGKNCEFCKFNDCYIEGDFSKYRVIRMYDYSLIYSCDRIKIDENDIDFNLYSIRKNKNATGKSNEFHFKKGIL; this is encoded by the coding sequence TTGAAAGAAAAAGCTGATTTTAATCATAGAAAACAAAAAAATGTTGATTTGAAAAATTTAGATAATCTGATAGAAAAAAATAGAATTAATAAATCAAGTTATAAAACAGTTTTTGTAGATGAAGTGGATGGTTACAGCGATAAAATCTCATCACAATATATTGTCAGAGTTCCAAGATTTTTGAATCAAGAAAAAACGGATAAGTTTATAAAAAGGTGCAGAGAAAATAATGTATCCAAACTTTTAATCAATAACATTGGGGATATCATTATAGCAAGAGATATGAATGCTGATTTTGTTGTAAGTGACTATCAGATGAATGTATTTAATACTTTCTCAGCAAAAGTTTTGAATGATTTGGGAGTAAATGTAATAACTTTATCTGTTGAATTAAACAAATCTGAAATTAAAGAAATTGTAGAAAATTCAAATTACAATTATGAATTGGTTGTTGAAGATAACTTGATTAATATGGTTACTATTTATTGTCCTTTTTCAAGCATAATAAAGTGCAATGGGAAAAATTGTGAATTTTGTAAGTTTAATGATTGTTATATTGAAGGAGATTTTTCTAAATATAGGGTTATAAGGATGTATGATTACTCTTTGATTTATTCTTGTGATAGAATTAAGATAGATGAGAATGATATAGATTTTAACTTATATTCGATTAGAAAAAACAAAAATGCAACTGGAAAATCTAATGAATTTCATTTTAAAAAAGGAATTTTATAA
- a CDS encoding IS30 family transposase, translating to MSYNHLTIEERSCIYQFLNLGMSIRKIAQALKRSPGTISREIKRNSSKIKSSRGSYTKYFPIKANDKYRHRRKDCHRKTKFSKDVIEYLTIKINEHWSPEQISNRNTNSINHIPSTSTIYRLIHAKKLPKTSMENLRRKGRFKRPAEKRGKFNDKGRTIKKRPKEIYKRQELGHWEADTVESGRFDHKRKSGYCFVTLAERKSRYYIAILVENRKSENVTPAIINALKDFPKELVKTITFDRGKEFSEFEKIEKELGCKTYFCDPYCAWQKGTNENSNGLLREFYPKGMDLSEVNINDLNYNLSLMNNRPRKCIQYKTPKEELFGFLP from the coding sequence ATGAGCTATAACCATCTTACCATAGAAGAGAGATCTTGTATCTATCAATTTTTAAATTTAGGAATGAGTATAAGAAAAATTGCACAAGCACTTAAAAGGTCACCTGGTACAATATCTCGAGAAATTAAAAGAAATTCTTCTAAAATAAAATCCAGTAGAGGAAGTTACACTAAATACTTCCCAATAAAGGCAAATGACAAATATCGTCATAGAAGGAAAGATTGTCATAGGAAAACCAAGTTTTCTAAAGATGTTATTGAGTATTTAACTATAAAAATTAATGAACATTGGTCACCTGAACAAATATCAAATAGAAATACAAATTCTATTAATCATATACCATCTACATCAACTATATATAGGCTTATACACGCAAAAAAACTGCCAAAAACCAGTATGGAAAATTTGAGAAGAAAAGGAAGATTTAAAAGACCAGCAGAAAAAAGAGGAAAATTTAACGATAAAGGCAGAACTATTAAGAAAAGACCTAAAGAAATATACAAAAGGCAAGAGCTAGGTCACTGGGAAGCAGATACAGTAGAATCAGGCAGGTTCGATCATAAAAGAAAAAGTGGATACTGTTTCGTAACTTTAGCAGAAAGAAAATCTAGATACTATATAGCAATTCTAGTTGAAAATAGAAAATCAGAAAATGTAACACCTGCAATAATCAATGCACTAAAAGATTTTCCCAAAGAATTAGTGAAAACAATAACTTTTGATAGAGGTAAAGAATTTTCAGAATTTGAGAAAATAGAAAAAGAGTTAGGATGTAAAACTTATTTTTGTGACCCCTACTGTGCATGGCAAAAGGGTACAAATGAAAATAGTAATGGACTTTTAAGGGAGTTTTATCCTAAGGGTATGGATTTATCGGAAGTAAATATTAATGATTTAAATTATAACTTAAGTTTAATGAATAATAGACCTAGAAAATGTATACAATATAAAACACCTAAAGAAGAACTTTTTGGTTTCTTACCATAG
- a CDS encoding peptidase U32 family protein: protein MISEILAPCGNWDMVKASVRAGTDAIYLGTKEFSARAYAENFTVEDVKEVVKYCHLRNVKVYVTLNTLIKQSEIHKAIDYVNRLYNIDIDALIVQDIGLAYLVNKLFPDLNLHESTQMNINNLNGALIAKELGFKRIVLARETDLEELKNIRKNCDIEIEVFIHGSLCVCQSGQCLMSSLNGDRSANRGRCAQPCRKDYKIILDNETINSKLSYLSPKDLCTIDNVEEIAKYCDSLKIEGRMKSKEYVYSIVKSYREKLDKGKYDYYLDEVKNRGFTKGLINNTNGCNYVELGRKNQIKGNTIGKVLGKGKIKFTEDVFKKDILILSNGKNTFPLTLTENYTKNSIASFKNICDALENSDVKRVSHIKIVEESAEEKNVEFDLQVKFICR, encoded by the coding sequence TTGATTAGTGAAATATTAGCTCCTTGTGGAAATTGGGACATGGTAAAAGCTAGTGTCCGTGCAGGAACTGATGCGATTTATCTTGGAACAAAAGAATTTTCCGCAAGAGCTTATGCTGAGAATTTTACTGTAGAAGATGTTAAGGAAGTTGTAAAATACTGCCATTTAAGAAACGTAAAAGTTTATGTAACATTAAACACTCTTATAAAACAATCAGAAATTCACAAGGCAATTGATTATGTAAACAGATTATACAACATCGATATTGATGCACTAATTGTGCAAGATATTGGTCTGGCATATCTTGTAAACAAGTTATTTCCAGATTTGAACTTACATGAATCTACTCAAATGAACATTAACAATTTGAATGGGGCATTAATTGCCAAAGAACTTGGTTTCAAAAGAATAGTATTGGCTAGGGAAACTGATTTAGAAGAATTAAAAAATATTAGGAAAAACTGTGACATTGAAATAGAAGTTTTCATTCATGGATCATTATGTGTGTGCCAATCGGGGCAATGCTTGATGAGTTCATTAAATGGTGATAGAAGTGCAAATAGAGGAAGATGTGCTCAACCTTGTAGGAAAGATTATAAGATTATTTTAGATAATGAAACTATTAATTCAAAGCTGTCTTATCTCAGTCCAAAAGATTTGTGTACTATTGATAATGTCGAAGAAATCGCAAAATACTGTGATAGTTTGAAAATCGAAGGAAGAATGAAATCCAAGGAATACGTGTACTCTATTGTAAAATCTTACAGAGAAAAATTAGACAAAGGTAAATACGATTATTATTTAGACGAAGTTAAAAATCGTGGATTTACAAAAGGTTTAATCAACAATACAAATGGATGCAATTACGTTGAACTTGGTAGGAAAAATCAAATTAAAGGTAACACAATAGGAAAAGTATTAGGAAAAGGAAAAATTAAATTTACAGAAGATGTATTCAAGAAAGATATTCTAATACTTTCTAACGGAAAAAATACTTTTCCTTTGACATTAACTGAAAATTATACGAAAAATAGTATAGCTTCATTTAAAAACATATGTGATGCTCTTGAAAATTCCGATGTAAAAAGAGTTAGTCACATTAAAATAGTTGAAGAGTCAGCTGAAGAAAAAAATGTAGAATTTGATTTACAAGTCAAGTTTATTTGTAGATAA
- a CDS encoding cell division protein ZapA, with the protein MNKLQVVIQGSTYNIVTEKSKEETDKIVEKINKDIADCKNRNSKLTTLNATILALMNLAETHDNLTTELNEYKKENDPIIMDYSKLKSDCEKLYQNLVIKETNLKQMTKQYNEIKENSEKEKEDIREKAEKYANEIKVQYEQKASDLNTKLKQEKKTTDDLKKQIEFYETENDDISQKYKDLKDEYNKLAFEKNKLENILMDYQRDEIID; encoded by the coding sequence ATGAACAAATTACAAGTTGTAATTCAAGGTTCAACTTACAATATTGTTACTGAAAAATCTAAAGAAGAAACAGATAAGATAGTTGAGAAAATAAACAAAGATATTGCAGATTGTAAAAACAGAAATTCAAAATTAACGACTTTGAATGCAACTATCTTAGCTCTTATGAATTTGGCAGAAACTCACGATAATTTAACAACTGAATTAAATGAATACAAAAAAGAGAATGATCCAATTATTATGGACTATTCTAAATTAAAATCTGATTGCGAAAAATTGTATCAAAATTTAGTTATTAAAGAAACAAACTTAAAACAAATGACTAAACAATACAATGAAATTAAAGAAAATTCTGAAAAGGAAAAAGAAGATATAAGGGAAAAAGCTGAAAAATACGCTAATGAAATTAAAGTGCAATATGAACAAAAAGCATCAGATTTAAATACAAAACTCAAACAAGAAAAGAAAACTACAGATGATTTGAAAAAGCAAATTGAATTTTACGAAACAGAAAATGATGATATATCTCAAAAATACAAAGATTTAAAAGACGAATATAACAAATTAGCGTTTGAAAAAAATAAGCTAGAAAATATTTTAATGGATTATCAAAGGGATGAAATCATTGATTAG
- the pheT gene encoding phenylalanine--tRNA ligase subunit beta produces the protein MLLPINWLKDYVDVDESIKTITDRLSETGSHVESLIDKSKYLNDKLIVAKIKKIDKHPNADRLSIVTLDTGNSDIEVVTGAKNIKEDMFVCYAQVGATLPGDIVLKKADLKGIMSPGMLTSFEEMGFETSVVDKNSKDGIAVLSENKMGETVTNALEINEPIIEFEITPNRPDCLSVLGMAREYAASFGKKIKYPSIEIKKFEEDINDYVNSVDIQTDKCTRYVARVVKNVKIADSPQWLKNRLIQSGIRPINNIVDITNFVMLETGQPIHAYDLDKIADKKIIVKESGSQKFTTLDDVERELSDDIIICDGENTLGIAGIMGGFDSEITSNTTNVLIEAASFDSDTIRLSSRRLALRTDASTRFEKGVSQQLCDLASLRVCKLIEDITNATVINNSIDVITCEEKLEDVELSFKKCNDLLGSDISNDEIKNILQLLEFKIVSEDDEKIKVKVPFHRQDVSIYQDLIEEVGRIYTFEKIGAKPLIGKLKRGVKSEERIAIDNTKKALYSMNTFEVLSYSFISPKSYSKAMVEMDDDKLIKLINPLGEDFSVMRSTIIPNILDILSKNYKNKIKDICVYELGNTFHLVGNERIETKKLALGMYGDYDFYDVRSMILALFNELGIENYEIIKNKDNKTYHSGRCADILVHGELIATFGEISYEVRDNYDFDNRVYVGEIHFTELIKHMDFKKIYSPISKYPSIERDIALVVDRELESIEIEKEILNHSNGIIKDVYLFDEYKGEHVDNDKKSLAYRIIYQSKDETLKDKTIEKIQEEILNSLEQKFNATLRK, from the coding sequence ATGTTATTACCTATTAATTGGCTAAAAGATTACGTCGATGTAGACGAATCAATAAAAACTATTACAGACAGACTTTCTGAAACAGGAAGTCACGTTGAATCGCTTATAGATAAAAGTAAATATTTAAACGACAAATTAATTGTAGCTAAAATAAAAAAAATTGATAAGCATCCAAATGCCGATAGATTATCTATAGTTACGTTAGATACTGGAAATTCAGATATCGAAGTAGTTACAGGTGCAAAAAATATCAAAGAGGATATGTTTGTTTGTTATGCACAAGTAGGGGCAACTCTTCCTGGAGACATTGTTTTAAAAAAAGCTGATCTTAAAGGAATCATGAGCCCTGGAATGTTAACAAGTTTTGAAGAAATGGGATTTGAAACTTCAGTTGTAGACAAAAATTCAAAAGATGGAATTGCTGTTTTATCTGAAAACAAAATGGGTGAAACTGTTACTAATGCACTTGAAATCAATGAGCCTATAATTGAGTTTGAAATCACTCCGAACAGACCAGATTGTTTGTCCGTATTAGGAATGGCAAGAGAATATGCTGCCTCTTTCGGAAAGAAAATCAAATATCCTTCTATAGAAATCAAAAAATTTGAAGAAGATATCAATGATTATGTAAATTCTGTTGATATTCAAACTGACAAGTGTACTCGTTATGTGGCTAGAGTTGTAAAAAATGTAAAAATAGCAGATAGTCCACAATGGTTAAAAAATAGACTTATTCAATCTGGAATTAGACCTATTAACAATATAGTTGATATTACAAATTTTGTAATGTTGGAAACTGGTCAACCAATTCACGCCTATGATTTGGATAAAATCGCAGATAAGAAAATTATCGTAAAAGAATCTGGTTCACAAAAATTCACAACATTAGACGATGTTGAACGTGAATTATCAGATGATATAATAATTTGTGACGGTGAAAACACATTAGGTATTGCTGGAATTATGGGTGGTTTTGATTCGGAAATAACATCAAATACTACTAATGTGCTTATTGAAGCTGCAAGTTTTGATAGCGATACAATTAGACTTTCATCACGAAGATTAGCATTAAGAACTGATGCTTCTACAAGATTTGAAAAGGGTGTAAGCCAACAATTATGTGATTTAGCATCATTGAGAGTTTGTAAATTAATTGAAGATATTACAAATGCCACTGTGATTAACAACTCTATAGATGTGATTACATGTGAAGAAAAATTAGAAGATGTAGAACTATCATTCAAAAAATGCAATGATTTATTAGGATCTGATATTTCGAACGATGAAATTAAAAATATATTACAATTATTGGAATTTAAAATTGTGTCAGAAGACGATGAAAAAATCAAAGTTAAAGTTCCATTCCACAGACAAGACGTTTCGATTTATCAAGATTTAATTGAAGAAGTTGGAAGAATTTACACATTTGAGAAAATTGGCGCGAAACCTCTTATCGGAAAACTAAAGAGAGGGGTTAAGAGTGAAGAAAGAATTGCTATAGATAATACTAAAAAAGCTTTGTATTCTATGAATACTTTTGAAGTGTTGTCTTATTCGTTCATAAGCCCAAAATCTTATTCTAAAGCGATGGTTGAAATGGATGATGATAAATTGATTAAACTAATCAATCCACTAGGAGAAGATTTCTCTGTGATGAGATCCACAATTATACCAAATATTTTGGATATACTATCTAAGAATTATAAAAATAAAATCAAAGATATTTGCGTATATGAATTGGGCAATACTTTCCACTTGGTCGGAAACGAAAGAATAGAAACTAAAAAATTAGCTTTGGGAATGTATGGAGATTATGATTTCTACGATGTTAGATCTATGATTTTGGCATTATTTAACGAATTGGGAATTGAAAATTATGAAATCATAAAAAACAAAGATAATAAAACTTACCACAGCGGTAGATGTGCTGATATATTGGTACATGGTGAATTGATTGCAACATTTGGTGAAATCAGTTATGAAGTAAGAGACAACTATGACTTTGATAATAGAGTTTATGTTGGAGAAATTCATTTTACAGAATTAATTAAACACATGGATTTCAAAAAGATTTACTCACCAATTAGCAAATACCCTTCAATTGAAAGAGATATAGCTCTTGTTGTAGATAGAGAATTAGAAAGTATTGAAATTGAAAAAGAAATTCTAAACCATTCTAATGGTATCATTAAAGATGTTTACTTGTTCGATGAATATAAAGGTGAACATGTTGATAATGATAAGAAGAGCTTAGCTTACAGAATTATATATCAATCAAAAGATGAAACATTAAAAGACAAAACTATTGAAAAAATACAAGAAGAAATATTAAATTCATTAGAACAAAAATTCAACGCAACATTGAGAAAGTAG